The nucleotide window TTCATGTATGTTCATGACTGGAATTTTAGAGCATTGCTTACATCCCCTTACAAGGATAAGCAAGAATATTGGGTTAAATTCAGGAATTCAAGTATGGTTTTTTAAACTTCCTATGACAAGTTGTATCTGTCTTTGGCATTGAATCTGTTTTGTTTGCCTGAGCTTTAGGCTTAAAATATAGGTATATGTGGAGGGTAAATTATGTGGAagactatatatgataattattatagaCCAAGATAAAATTCATGGAAAGAACATTAAAaatttgagacaaagaaaacacTGTGTAGACttgatattatatatataacaGAATTGGACCCATAATTTATGTACCAATTGCTTAAACATAATGAATCTCTAGGCCTAGTTGATAGCTTTAGTATTGGGAAATCACTTGACTTATGATAGAGATGGTTGCCTTTAACATATCACATGAGATTTTGCTTGGATTATAGAACATTAACTAATTATACTTCCcacaataataatattataacaaTAATTGAAGATGAGTTCGTGACATTACTAATGGCTAATATTATAACTTGAAAGTAATTGTTAATTCCTCAATATAATTCAAATAGCATTTTCATTATAATTAGTTCAAGATGCACTACATATCTAAAGATTCTGGGTCTTGATTTAAGACTTGCAAGTATCCTTTCtatgcttttcttttcttcttgttGATGTTAGACTGTTAAGAGTAAGTATTGCGGCAAATTTCTATTCTTGTGTGCTCTGTTTTTGTCTCTTTCCATATATATAGTTTTATATGGGAAATGTTTGCCTAGtgctcattatatatatatatatatatatatatacactggaGTTGTGAGaagaatttgtaatgttattGTTAGCTTAAAAATGAATGCGCAGGTGATTGATGCTGCCCAAATAAATTGATTTCCAAGTTACAAATAGACATCGGTGTATATATATGATTTAGaaaataatttctttttcttaCATTCAAATTTGCTTTGTTTGTATAGATTTTGAATTATTTATTCACCCTTTGATATTTGATATAGTCAATTAGCCGTAGGCTGTATAAAATTTTCTAGCTGTTTTTCCGAGGCAAAGAGACTAATCTCTTCTCCAATGCTTTTCCCTGAAAATTGTTGCCCATTGACTGCTTTAGTTTTCTTCTGGCAGTGGTAGTGGAAAGATTCTGGTCCTGATTAATGCTTATGTCGGGTTTCGTCCCTTCATATCTAGACTTTTGTTTTGTGTATATCCTTTGCCCTTACTGTATGCAAATCATTTACCAGCTTGACATTTTTTTATTAAAGCTTGTATGTTCATCAAATCGgatggctttttttttttgttcataaCCAAATCAGCCTTTTAAAAACACACGTTTCTGATTCTCATATCATTACAGAATTGTTGCCCAAATCGTTAATGCTGAAGCTTTGATGAATGGATTTAGCGAGGCTAACGTGTTTGCGTTTTTGCCTATGAGAACTAAGTGGTATGGAAAACCTTTGCTGGGTTGGACACAAAGCTGATTCATGACTACGAGTAAGCGTGTCCAAGACAGGAGCAGCAAAAAGAGAGTGCACGATCTGGAGATAGTGACAGAGAAGTGGAAAATAGTGTCGAAGGTGATGGCAGTTATGGAAGTCTTGAAGTGGGAGGTTGATATGGTAATCGCTTTGAGAAATCTTGAACAATACAGGAACCGGATCAATCTACCTAAGCCCCATAAAATATCTGTTTTTCTTTCGAAATCTCCTAAGCTTTTTGAATTATATAAGGATCAAAGGGGAGTGTTATGGTGTGGGATGACGAAAGAAGCAGAGGATTTACTGGAAGAACAGGAAAGGTTAATTGAGGAGCATTCTGATAAAGCTGTGGAGTATGTTAATAGGTGTCTGATGATGTCTGTTGACAAACAGCTTCGGGTGGATGAGATTGCACATTTCAGGAGAGATTTTGGCTTGCCTATGGGTTTTAGGACCAAATGGGTGCATAAATATCTCAAACTATTCAGAGTTGTTAAATCTGTAGATGGAGAGGAGTATTTGAAACTTGTATCCTGGAAACCTGCTTGGGCAATCATAGAGTAAGAGAAGAAGATATTAGGGGCAACTGAAATAAGTGTGCATGAACCAGGATTGCTTTCATTGCCATTTCTATTGAAGTTTCCTCCTAATTACAAGAAGCTGGTGTATAAATATGGAGGGAAAATTGACCACTTCCAGAAAAGGTTTTATATATCACCATATGCAGATGCTAGAGGAATCACAGCTGGGTCCCTGGAATTTGATAAGAGGGCTGTTGCCATTATTCATGAATTGCTCAGTTTTACCATTGAGAAGAGATTGGTTACTGCTCATCTTACCCACTTTCGAAGAGAATTTGTGATGCCACAAAAATTGATGAGACTTTTTTAGAAGCATTTTGGGATTTTCTATGTATGGGGAAGAGGTTTAGTGTGTTCTTGAATGAAGCTTATGAAGGCCAAGAGCTGATTGAGAAAGGCCCTTTGGTTGTTTGGAAGGAAGAGCTCCTGAGCCTTGTTGGTTacagaggaaagaaaaagaagattgaAAATTTCAGTGATTTATCAGACATGGAGTATGCCAATTTATTGACAATGATTCTGAGAaagaatgcatgagcatgcaatTGGAGTGTGAGGAGACAATGGGTGATATAGAGGATGCTTTACTTGTGGACAGTGATGAGATGGAGGTTGGAGAGCTTGGTAGTGCATACAAGGATAGTGATACATCTTGAGGTAAGGAACTTTGTCTTTCTAGTTTGTTGATGGTCCTCCATAAGCTTCATCCTTTTATTTTAGTTGGTGAATGCAATTAGACTACGTTGGTCCCATTAGATAGATGCTTAGAACTTTTTTTTACGCACACACTTGATTCTATCTTTTTGTGCTAATTACTTTATGATTGTAACTGTGAGCTGATATGCATGCAGATCCAGTAATCGAGAAACTACATGCATTGTATCATTGATCACTAATCATGTAAATGATTTTTTTAGTTTAGAAAGACATAACAGGCATTTTATGTAATAAATATATAACAATTAGAGGCAATTTGGCCCTTTGAAATGTCTTACCACTGGATGACTAAAGACCTACTGCTAGAAAACAAAGTCTAGCGTACTTGTTGTGAACTTTCTGTAACTATTTTAtccattgaagttgaaattgtATAAACCATAGTTACCAGATTCGTGATGAACTCAACCAGAGTTGCCAGATATTAAAATGGAGACATCCTAATGAAATCGAATTTTTTGTTGATCTCCATATCATCCTTTTAAAGAAATATGTTTCTGATTCTCATATCATTACAGAATGGCCACCCAAATCGTTAAAGCTGAAGCTTTGATGAATAAATTTAACGAGGCTAATGTGTTTCTGTTTTTGCCTATGAGAACAAAGTGGTATGGAGAACCTTTGTTGGGTTGGTTGCAAAGCCGATTCATGACTAGGAGTACGCATGTCCAAGAGAGGAGCAGGAAAAAGAGAGTGCACGATCTCGAGATAGTGACAGAAGTGGGAAATAGTGTCGAAGGTGATAGCAGTTAGGGAAGTCTTGAAGCAGGAGGTGAAGATGGTAATCCCTGTGAGGA belongs to Hevea brasiliensis isolate MT/VB/25A 57/8 chromosome 4, ASM3005281v1, whole genome shotgun sequence and includes:
- the LOC110673042 gene encoding LOW QUALITY PROTEIN: protein WHAT'S THIS FACTOR 1 homolog, chloroplastic (The sequence of the model RefSeq protein was modified relative to this genomic sequence to represent the inferred CDS: inserted 2 bases in 2 codons; substituted 2 bases at 2 genomic stop codons), with the protein product MTTSKRVQDRSSKKRVHDLEIVTEKWKIVSKVMAVMEVLKWEVDMVIALRNLEQYRNRINLPKPHKISVFLSKSPKLFELYKDQRGVLWCGMTKEAEDLLEEQERLIEEHSDKAVEYVNRCLMMSVDKQLRVDEIAHFRRDFGLPMGFRTKWVHKYLKLFRVVKSVDGEEYLKLVSWKPAWAIIEXEKKILGATEISVHEPGLLSLPFLLKFPPNYKKLVYKYGGKIDHFQKRFYISPYADARGITAGSLEFDKRAVAIIHELLSFTIEKRLVTAHLTHFRREFVMPQKLMRLFXKHFGIFYVXGKRFSVFLNEAYEGQELIEKGPLVVWKEELLSLVGYRGKKKKIENFSDLSDMEYANLLXNDSEKECMSMQLECEETMGDIEDALLVDSDEMEVGELGSAYKDSDTS